The Bacillus sp. Y1 genome has a window encoding:
- a CDS encoding sugar phosphate isomerase/epimerase family protein, translating into MKKISRKQITGMNFHYLHYPFEYFLDAMVKFELQQIEVWGASPHMYVEDLSLQDIRRIRGEIHQRELTVVCFTPEQCMYPINLAAKETEIRERSIRYFQKSIDAAVELESPMVLVTAGWGYRNESNEAALNRSKASLDILSNYAEKEGIVLALEPLQKVESNIVNTLPDLKELLNEVSSPYLKGMVDTIPMSVEGENLATYFEQLELAHIHFIDGKPAGHLAWGDGDLPLESYIQSLVQYDYQGALTLEFTSTEYLLNPNEAIEKSLKTLAPYIN; encoded by the coding sequence ATGAAGAAAATTTCTAGAAAACAGATCACGGGTATGAACTTCCATTATCTACATTATCCATTTGAATACTTTTTGGATGCTATGGTGAAGTTTGAATTGCAGCAAATTGAAGTATGGGGAGCATCTCCGCATATGTATGTCGAGGATCTGTCATTACAGGATATTCGTAGAATCAGAGGGGAAATTCATCAACGAGAATTAACAGTTGTATGTTTTACTCCAGAACAATGTATGTATCCAATCAATCTAGCTGCAAAAGAAACAGAAATTAGAGAGAGAAGTATCCGTTATTTTCAAAAGTCAATTGATGCGGCAGTGGAATTAGAAAGTCCTATGGTTTTAGTAACTGCTGGCTGGGGTTACCGAAATGAAAGTAATGAGGCGGCATTAAATAGATCAAAAGCCTCTCTAGACATTCTTTCAAACTATGCTGAAAAAGAAGGAATCGTTTTAGCGTTAGAGCCATTGCAAAAAGTGGAGTCGAATATTGTAAATACATTACCTGATTTAAAAGAACTTCTTAATGAGGTTTCTTCTCCTTATTTAAAAGGGATGGTTGATACTATCCCTATGTCCGTTGAAGGGGAGAACTTAGCAACCTATTTTGAACAGTTGGAACTCGCGCATATTCATTTTATTGATGGAAAACCAGCCGGGCATTTAGCCTGGGGAGATGGAGATCTTCCATTAGAAAGCTATATTCAATCACTGGTCCAGTACGATTACCAAGGTGCGCTTACTCTCGAATTTACTTCAACAGAGTATTTGCTGAATCCAAACGAAGCAATTGAGAAATCTCTTAAAACGTTAGCTCCTTATATAAACTAA
- a CDS encoding SIS domain-containing protein, translating to MLKFDSNLFLQLVGEEGMAKKGEIERIVDEISNKGFKNIFLIGSGGTVAMMYPYEYIFKSNSSLDVHAEIAAELIVMNNRHLTKDSVCIFASVTGTTKETVAAAEFCKEKGATTIGLVAIPDTPLANAVDYCISTGREKHSFDTFFVHLQLLTARFIYNHGEFPDYEQFTKELALLPQGIVHAVKAFDPRAEQFAIKHKDTGYHMLVGAGNLWGNTYSYAMCILEEMQWIKSKSIHAAEFFHGTLELVEEDTSVILFKGEDETRPLVDRVERFAEKITKELFIIDTKDYPLEGISEKFRKFFAVNVNWALTGQISVYLERERNHPLELRRYYRKMEY from the coding sequence ATGTTAAAATTTGATTCAAATCTATTTTTACAGTTAGTTGGAGAGGAAGGAATGGCAAAGAAAGGTGAAATCGAAAGAATCGTAGATGAAATTTCAAATAAGGGTTTTAAAAACATCTTTTTAATTGGATCTGGTGGAACGGTTGCGATGATGTATCCTTATGAGTATATTTTTAAATCGAACTCGAGTTTGGATGTTCATGCAGAGATTGCAGCTGAGCTAATTGTCATGAACAATCGTCATTTAACAAAGGACTCTGTTTGCATATTTGCTTCTGTCACTGGTACAACAAAAGAAACCGTAGCGGCAGCAGAGTTCTGTAAAGAAAAAGGGGCGACGACCATCGGTTTAGTAGCCATCCCCGATACTCCTTTAGCTAATGCTGTGGATTACTGCATTTCGACAGGTAGGGAAAAGCATTCCTTTGATACGTTCTTCGTTCACCTCCAATTGCTTACTGCTCGTTTCATTTATAATCATGGAGAATTCCCTGACTATGAACAATTTACAAAAGAGTTAGCTCTTCTTCCACAAGGAATTGTTCACGCTGTTAAAGCGTTTGACCCTCGTGCAGAGCAATTTGCCATTAAACACAAAGATACCGGATACCATATGTTAGTTGGAGCAGGGAATCTATGGGGAAATACTTACTCTTATGCTATGTGTATCTTGGAAGAAATGCAGTGGATTAAATCAAAATCGATTCATGCGGCAGAGTTTTTCCACGGGACATTAGAGCTGGTGGAGGAAGATACAAGTGTCATCTTGTTTAAGGGTGAAGATGAAACACGGCCGCTGGTAGATCGAGTAGAAAGATTTGCTGAAAAAATAACAAAAGAATTATTTATCATTGATACAAAGGATTATCCGTTAGAAGGTATTAGTGAAAAGTTTAGAAAGTTTTTTGCTGTCAATGTAAACTGGGCATTAACTGGTCAGATTAGTGTGTATCTGGAAAGGGAAAGAAACCATCCTTTAGAGCTAAGAAGATATTACCGTAAAATGGAGTACTAA
- a CDS encoding SIS domain-containing protein — protein MFNFDRDRFLRIQNGAIGLKDELDVVIDELVTKGIKNVFFVGTGGAAILMYAAEYILKNHSTLPVFTEISSELMVMDHQHLNEHSLVILPSLSGTTKETVEAAKFCKEKGATTIGLVGHAKTPLTVVTDYSFINFAEDDTSCESFYLQSFLIAFRLMYKRQEFPEYHQWMEELKMLPEALLKVKEATENRAKEFAQKHKDTPYHILSGAGIDWGQTYYYGMCILEEMQWIKTRPVHASDFFHGTLELVEEDTSILLLKGEGRVLSLTERVERFANHFSKELTVFDTKDYPLEGISEPFRPFLSPIILATLLERISCHLEEVRNHPLTTRRYYKKVPF, from the coding sequence ATGTTTAACTTTGACAGAGACAGGTTTTTACGTATTCAAAATGGGGCTATCGGTTTAAAAGACGAATTAGACGTAGTGATAGATGAATTAGTCACAAAAGGAATAAAAAATGTATTCTTTGTTGGTACAGGTGGAGCTGCCATCTTAATGTATGCTGCAGAATACATTTTGAAGAATCACTCAACTTTACCGGTTTTTACAGAAATATCTTCTGAATTAATGGTTATGGATCATCAGCATTTAAATGAGCATTCCTTAGTTATTCTGCCATCCTTGTCAGGAACAACAAAAGAAACGGTGGAAGCTGCGAAATTTTGTAAAGAGAAGGGTGCCACCACAATTGGTTTAGTGGGTCATGCGAAAACACCGCTTACTGTAGTAACAGATTATTCTTTTATCAATTTTGCAGAGGATGACACATCTTGTGAATCATTCTACCTTCAATCATTCCTCATCGCTTTTCGGTTAATGTATAAGAGACAGGAGTTCCCTGAATATCATCAATGGATGGAAGAGCTGAAAATGTTACCAGAAGCTTTATTGAAGGTGAAGGAAGCTACCGAAAATCGGGCAAAAGAGTTTGCACAAAAGCATAAAGACACTCCGTATCATATCCTTTCTGGAGCGGGAATTGATTGGGGGCAAACCTACTATTATGGAATGTGTATTTTAGAAGAAATGCAGTGGATTAAGACTCGGCCCGTTCACGCCTCTGATTTCTTCCATGGAACACTGGAGTTAGTAGAAGAAGATACAAGTATCCTATTGTTAAAAGGAGAAGGAAGAGTACTTTCTCTGACGGAAAGAGTGGAACGCTTTGCGAACCACTTTTCAAAGGAATTAACCGTGTTTGATACGAAAGATTATCCACTTGAAGGAATATCAGAGCCATTTAGACCGTTTTTATCGCCTATCATATTAGCTACTCTATTAGAAAGAATCAGCTGTCATTTGGAAGAAGTAAGAAACCATCCTCTCACGACAAGAAGATACTATAAAAAAGTTCCCTTCTAA
- a CDS encoding acyl-ACP desaturase encodes MLNSDLDTRLEPKIKELYQLHKERSANIDWSYHEFIPWDKAMSFKRVPWDESQVTLPEGVIVAIETALLTEVNLPWYTSHLDYTFKNSMEVINDFVRTWTAEEDQHSSLLETYLLVTRNVDPKRLHELRKRVVESGWFPDFTNPLATMAYTSLQELATLVFYNNVAKIASPHDKDLATLLRRLAKDEALHYAFYRDTVKAHLELDPNFLVFFEDVIINFSMPGAVMPDFNERMKTIALNANYGPLQYFDQVLDVVVTYWDIENLQPTTEEAKQSQANIMKYHGRLKRIKERQLAKK; translated from the coding sequence ATGTTAAATTCAGATTTGGATACACGCTTAGAACCAAAAATTAAGGAATTATATCAATTACATAAGGAACGGTCAGCTAATATTGACTGGAGTTATCATGAATTTATTCCGTGGGATAAAGCAATGTCCTTTAAGAGAGTTCCTTGGGATGAAAGTCAAGTCACTCTTCCAGAAGGGGTTATTGTAGCGATTGAGACAGCATTGCTTACTGAGGTTAATTTGCCTTGGTATACATCACATTTGGATTATACTTTTAAAAACTCTATGGAAGTGATCAATGATTTTGTTCGAACGTGGACGGCAGAAGAAGATCAACACTCTAGTTTGCTAGAAACGTATTTATTGGTAACACGTAACGTAGATCCAAAGCGATTACATGAACTAAGAAAGCGTGTGGTTGAGAGTGGTTGGTTCCCTGACTTCACTAACCCATTAGCAACTATGGCTTATACTTCCTTACAAGAGTTAGCCACTCTAGTCTTTTATAATAATGTCGCGAAAATTGCTAGTCCGCATGACAAAGATTTGGCAACCTTACTTAGAAGGTTAGCAAAAGACGAAGCACTTCATTATGCTTTCTATCGAGATACGGTGAAAGCCCATTTAGAACTTGATCCTAATTTCCTTGTATTTTTCGAGGATGTCATTATCAATTTCTCCATGCCAGGCGCGGTTATGCCCGACTTTAATGAGAGAATGAAAACGATAGCCCTTAATGCAAATTATGGTCCATTACAATATTTTGATCAAGTATTAGACGTGGTAGTGACGTATTGGGATATTGAAAACCTCCAACCTACTACTGAAGAAGCAAAACAATCACAAGCAAATATTATGAAATATCACGGGCGCTTAAAGCGAATCAAAGAACGTCAGTTGGCTAAAAAATAA
- a CDS encoding Bug family tripartite tricarboxylate transporter substrate binding protein, whose amino-acid sequence MFSIKKISACFCAGVLALSLGACSSGEQTAGSDKKEKSTGYPTKAISVVAPSGAGGGWDLTARSLTKVLAETKIVEQPLTVENKPGGGGAVFMAEYATQQVENNDMLFVNSPPIIINNLKKEGNSPFGYKNTTPLAQLTKDYGAIVVKADSKFTDLKSVLEEVKKDPSKLTFAGGSAPGSMDHLISILPAYKYGVDPTKVKYVSYDGGGEAITALLGGNADVIGTDASSVKEFLKSGDVRVLAVTSTERIGGDFKDVPTAIEQGVEAEFTIWRGVFGPEKMSDEAKEYWESSLEKLVNSPEWKKEVETQGWEMEYKNSSEFTKFLEEQETQVQQLLTALGMEK is encoded by the coding sequence ATGTTTTCTATTAAAAAAATATCAGCTTGTTTTTGTGCAGGAGTATTGGCTCTCAGTCTAGGTGCCTGCAGTAGTGGTGAACAAACAGCAGGATCTGATAAGAAGGAAAAAAGTACAGGGTACCCTACAAAAGCTATTTCAGTGGTAGCACCCTCAGGAGCAGGTGGTGGTTGGGACTTAACGGCCCGCTCGTTGACAAAGGTGTTAGCAGAGACAAAGATTGTGGAACAACCGTTAACGGTAGAAAATAAACCGGGTGGTGGCGGAGCTGTTTTTATGGCTGAATATGCGACCCAACAAGTAGAAAATAATGACATGCTGTTTGTTAATTCTCCACCGATTATCATTAATAATTTGAAAAAAGAAGGAAATAGTCCATTCGGGTACAAAAATACAACTCCTCTCGCACAGTTAACGAAGGATTATGGAGCGATTGTTGTAAAAGCAGATTCCAAGTTTACCGACTTAAAGTCCGTTTTGGAAGAAGTAAAGAAGGATCCTAGTAAACTAACATTTGCAGGCGGTTCTGCACCAGGATCTATGGATCACTTAATTTCTATTCTTCCCGCTTATAAATATGGTGTGGATCCGACAAAAGTGAAGTACGTGTCCTATGATGGCGGGGGAGAAGCGATCACGGCATTACTTGGTGGAAATGCAGATGTAATTGGAACGGATGCTTCTAGTGTGAAGGAATTTTTAAAATCAGGTGATGTACGAGTGTTAGCTGTTACTTCAACCGAGCGTATTGGTGGTGACTTCAAGGATGTACCAACAGCGATTGAACAAGGTGTAGAAGCTGAGTTTACCATTTGGCGTGGGGTATTTGGTCCAGAAAAAATGTCAGATGAAGCGAAAGAATATTGGGAGTCGTCCTTAGAAAAGCTTGTCAATTCTCCAGAATGGAAAAAGGAAGTAGAAACACAAGGCTGGGAAATGGAATACAAAAACAGTTCCGAATTCACAAAGTTCTTAGAGGAGCAGGAAACACAGGTTCAGCAATTATTAACAGCGTTAGGTATGGAGAAATAG
- a CDS encoding tripartite tricarboxylate transporter TctB family protein, with amino-acid sequence MDIKFDRIASVLFLAIGVLFIIGSRNLASTSYGSSVGPDIFPSILGALLVLLSIRLFYETFVTRSHHGEKEKLQYKPFLIIFVATLFYILTLETIGYVITTFIFLFVCFQTMERTKWVKSLIISACFSGIVYFLYVQVLKGTLPGWPIWF; translated from the coding sequence ATGGATATTAAGTTCGATCGTATCGCTTCTGTACTTTTTCTAGCAATTGGAGTTCTGTTTATTATCGGGAGTCGAAATCTCGCTAGCACTTCATATGGAAGCTCTGTAGGGCCTGATATTTTTCCTTCCATTCTCGGTGCCTTACTTGTCCTTTTAAGTATTCGTTTATTTTACGAAACTTTTGTGACGAGGAGCCATCACGGTGAAAAGGAGAAGCTGCAATACAAGCCATTTCTTATCATCTTTGTTGCTACGCTTTTTTATATTTTGACATTAGAAACAATTGGGTACGTCATTACGACTTTTATCTTTTTATTTGTCTGTTTTCAGACAATGGAACGTACAAAATGGGTGAAGTCTCTCATCATATCTGCTTGTTTTTCAGGAATTGTGTATTTTTTATATGTACAAGTGTTAAAAGGAACTCTTCCTGGCTGGCCAATTTGGTTTTAG
- a CDS encoding tripartite tricarboxylate transporter permease, with protein MDTLDYLIQGFGTALIWYNLAFAFVGVLIGTAVGVLPGIGPMSGVALLIPVTASITGGLPPEQAATSAIILLAGVYYGAMYGGSTTSILLNTPGESSSVVTTLDGYQMAKKGRAGSALSIAAIGSFVAGIITLIALIALAKPLSAVALKFGPAEYFSLMLLGLGAVSGLAGKSVTKALIMTICGLLLGTIGIDSVSGIARFTFDVPWLYQGIEFLTIAVGLFALGEVFKTILEKEEDEVHVAKINNLLPSKDEFKESAGPIARGSILGFFVGILPGAGATLASFFSYILEKKISKNPSKFGTGSIAGVAAPESANNAASGGAMIPLLTLGIPGSGTTAILMGALMMYNVQPGPLLFEDHPQVAWGLIASMFIGNIMLLILNLPLVKVFAKIIQTPKQFLIPIIIAISIFGVYAVQVSTYDLLLLLGCGILGYFLNKNDYPIAPIVLGLVLGPMVENNLRRALTISNGDFSVFLTRPISLAFLLITLLWLIIPFLMKRRGKEVIINVEG; from the coding sequence ATGGACACACTTGACTATTTAATTCAAGGTTTCGGAACGGCACTAATCTGGTATAATCTCGCATTTGCTTTTGTTGGAGTGTTAATAGGTACAGCTGTAGGTGTGCTGCCTGGAATTGGTCCAATGAGTGGGGTAGCACTGCTAATTCCAGTTACCGCATCCATTACAGGTGGACTTCCTCCAGAGCAAGCAGCTACAAGTGCAATCATTCTGCTTGCTGGAGTGTATTATGGAGCGATGTATGGTGGTTCGACCACATCGATTCTATTAAATACACCTGGGGAATCATCATCAGTTGTTACGACGTTGGATGGTTATCAAATGGCGAAAAAAGGGAGAGCAGGAAGTGCGTTATCGATAGCAGCGATCGGTTCATTTGTTGCTGGTATCATCACTCTTATAGCACTTATTGCATTGGCCAAACCACTGTCAGCTGTTGCTCTGAAATTTGGACCAGCAGAATATTTTTCTCTTATGTTATTAGGTCTAGGTGCTGTAAGTGGTTTAGCAGGAAAATCTGTTACAAAGGCATTGATTATGACCATTTGCGGGTTACTACTTGGAACGATTGGTATTGATAGTGTCTCAGGTATTGCTAGATTTACGTTTGATGTTCCGTGGCTCTATCAGGGAATTGAATTTTTAACTATAGCTGTTGGCTTGTTCGCTCTAGGTGAAGTTTTCAAGACAATCTTAGAAAAAGAAGAAGATGAGGTACATGTTGCAAAAATCAATAATTTACTGCCTTCCAAGGATGAATTCAAGGAATCAGCTGGACCGATTGCTAGAGGTTCGATACTAGGCTTCTTTGTAGGAATATTACCAGGTGCAGGTGCGACGCTCGCTTCCTTCTTTTCTTATATTTTGGAAAAAAAGATATCTAAGAACCCTTCCAAATTCGGTACGGGATCCATTGCAGGGGTTGCAGCGCCGGAGTCTGCAAATAATGCAGCATCGGGTGGTGCAATGATCCCATTATTAACGCTTGGTATTCCAGGTTCAGGTACCACAGCGATATTAATGGGTGCACTGATGATGTATAACGTCCAACCAGGGCCGTTATTATTTGAAGACCATCCACAGGTTGCTTGGGGACTAATTGCTAGTATGTTTATTGGGAATATCATGTTATTAATATTAAATCTTCCATTGGTAAAAGTGTTTGCGAAAATTATTCAAACACCTAAGCAATTCTTGATTCCTATTATTATCGCAATTTCCATCTTTGGTGTGTATGCCGTTCAAGTTTCCACATATGATTTATTGCTGTTATTAGGATGTGGAATTCTTGGGTACTTTTTAAACAAGAATGACTATCCGATCGCACCAATAGTACTAGGGTTGGTGTTAGGGCCGATGGTTGAAAATAATCTACGAAGAGCGTTAACAATTTCTAATGGAGATTTCAGTGTGTTTTTGACAAGACCGATTTCCCTAGCTTTTCTACTCATTACACTCCTTTGGCTAATCATTCCTTTCTTAATGAAAAGAAGAGGGAAAGAAGTCATTATTAACGTGGAAGGATAA
- a CDS encoding ATP-binding protein has product MRLHTKLMLGIFIVIVVIGGLFGYTFKQIMESNLKNEIGLKALSVAQSVANIPEIQEAFQTEDPAAIIQPIAEKIRNQVGAEFIVIGNLAEVRYSHPNPIRLGQKMVGGDNSRVFKGESIISESTGTLGPSLRGKAPIFHNGEVIGVVSVGYLQTDIEMKVAKIQKKIFVVTFLILIGGLLAALLISLNIKKAMFGLEPKEIAWMYQEKHAILESIHEGIIAIDTDGRITVVNETAHKILRVPNEVLLRGKRIEEVLENTKLLIVVRTGMAEYDQEMMIFGSVYLANRIPIHNKKGNVIGAVASLRNKSELAHLLQELSHVKAYAEGLRAQTHEYSNRLYTLLGLIQLGSYKEAIDFISHEVDVAQGFVQFLMKEIPDPIIAGFILGKTSLASEWKVNFLVDRESSFKDIPDEMNRDSLVTIIGNLVNNAFEAVRDNEKEEKIVTLFLTDLGKDLIIEVEDNGNGIESSKSDLIFREGYSTKNKKSNAGIGLSLVHREIEALGGTITFSTQSGEGTIFTVAIPKNRGE; this is encoded by the coding sequence ATGCGTTTACATACAAAGTTAATGCTCGGAATTTTTATTGTCATAGTTGTGATTGGAGGCTTATTTGGGTACACCTTTAAACAAATCATGGAATCAAATCTGAAAAATGAAATTGGTTTAAAAGCGTTATCAGTGGCCCAATCTGTCGCAAATATACCGGAAATACAAGAAGCTTTTCAGACAGAAGATCCGGCTGCTATTATTCAACCCATTGCAGAAAAAATCCGAAATCAAGTAGGTGCGGAATTTATTGTTATCGGGAACTTAGCTGAGGTCAGATATTCCCATCCTAATCCTATTCGTTTAGGGCAGAAGATGGTTGGGGGAGATAATAGTCGAGTTTTTAAAGGGGAATCGATTATCTCAGAGTCAACGGGGACATTAGGACCTTCACTCAGGGGGAAAGCACCTATTTTTCATAATGGAGAAGTCATTGGTGTGGTATCAGTTGGGTATCTCCAGACGGATATAGAGATGAAGGTGGCAAAAATACAAAAAAAGATATTTGTGGTTACCTTTCTGATTTTAATAGGGGGACTACTAGCGGCTCTTTTAATCTCTTTAAATATTAAAAAAGCCATGTTTGGATTAGAACCAAAAGAAATTGCCTGGATGTATCAGGAGAAACATGCCATTTTAGAATCGATTCATGAAGGAATTATTGCCATCGATACAGATGGCAGGATCACAGTTGTAAATGAAACAGCTCATAAAATTTTACGAGTACCAAATGAAGTCTTACTCAGGGGGAAGAGAATTGAAGAGGTTTTAGAGAACACGAAGCTCCTGATTGTGGTTCGGACAGGGATGGCTGAATATGACCAGGAAATGATGATTTTTGGTTCTGTCTATTTGGCTAATCGAATTCCTATTCATAATAAGAAAGGTAATGTGATTGGAGCGGTTGCCAGTTTGAGGAATAAATCTGAGCTAGCACATTTACTGCAGGAATTATCACATGTAAAGGCTTATGCAGAGGGATTGCGAGCACAAACACATGAGTACTCCAACCGTCTTTATACTTTATTAGGATTAATCCAATTAGGGTCATATAAAGAAGCAATTGATTTTATTTCTCATGAAGTGGATGTTGCTCAGGGGTTTGTTCAATTTCTAATGAAAGAAATTCCTGATCCCATAATTGCAGGATTTATCTTAGGAAAGACAAGCTTGGCGAGTGAATGGAAAGTGAATTTCCTTGTAGATAGAGAGAGTAGTTTTAAAGATATTCCTGATGAGATGAATCGAGACTCGCTAGTCACGATAATCGGGAACTTAGTCAACAATGCTTTTGAAGCAGTAAGGGACAATGAAAAAGAAGAAAAAATTGTAACCCTGTTTCTAACCGATCTCGGGAAAGATCTAATTATTGAAGTTGAAGATAACGGAAATGGAATCGAAAGTAGCAAAAGTGATTTGATTTTTCGCGAAGGGTATTCAACCAAGAACAAAAAGAGTAATGCGGGTATCGGACTAAGTCTTGTTCATAGGGAAATTGAAGCTCTTGGTGGGACTATTACCTTTTCAACACAATCAGGGGAGGGTACGATTTTCACTGTAGCGATACCGAAAAATAGGGGGGAGTAA
- a CDS encoding response regulator, which translates to MGNREIEVLIVEDDLRIAEIQQRYIEQIQGFQVVGIAASYLEARTLIDILKPDLLLLDVYFPDMNGLDLLKETKQLEKHTDVIMITATKELDKVQEAISIGVFDYMIKPVVFDRFKQALQRYQDFHKKLQLLGKENTLITQQEVDSLLRKEVEVTSNNDRTYLPKGIDPLTLEKVLEVLGKVGVGLTAESVAKEIGISRTTARRYLEHLVSVEKIEADLAYGTVGRPERVYIVDR; encoded by the coding sequence ATGGGGAACCGTGAGATCGAAGTGCTAATTGTTGAAGATGATCTTAGAATTGCTGAGATACAACAGCGGTATATTGAGCAAATACAGGGGTTTCAAGTTGTTGGGATTGCGGCTAGTTATCTAGAGGCGAGAACATTGATTGATATCTTGAAGCCAGATTTGCTCCTGTTAGATGTTTATTTTCCGGATATGAATGGATTGGACTTGCTGAAAGAAACGAAACAGCTTGAAAAGCATACAGATGTGATCATGATTACCGCTACAAAAGAGTTAGATAAAGTCCAAGAGGCAATTAGTATCGGTGTGTTCGATTATATGATTAAACCTGTCGTCTTTGATCGTTTTAAGCAAGCATTGCAACGATATCAAGATTTCCATAAAAAACTACAATTATTAGGAAAAGAAAATACGCTTATTACACAGCAAGAGGTTGACAGTCTTCTACGGAAAGAAGTAGAAGTAACTAGTAACAATGATCGCACGTATTTACCAAAGGGAATTGACCCATTAACCCTTGAAAAAGTACTAGAAGTACTAGGAAAAGTAGGAGTTGGACTAACGGCTGAGAGCGTGGCAAAAGAAATTGGTATTAGTAGAACAACCGCTCGCCGTTATTTAGAGCATCTGGTATCAGTAGAAAAAATTGAAGCCGATTTAGCCTACGGGACAGTTGGCCGTCCTGAACGTGTGTATATTGTAGATAGATAG